One window of the Oncorhynchus keta strain PuntledgeMale-10-30-2019 chromosome 31, Oket_V2, whole genome shotgun sequence genome contains the following:
- the LOC118364043 gene encoding neurexophilin-1-like, whose product MKSEGLPRGMKSTCWCVVLLSLISMVTSAHSSASGSSDVLKSESPKSRAKDLWTTDTSKDLSISRLLSQTFYDKNLSGLDLNYDKLEPYSKQELWDWLHNTSSLRDPRSRSKRRPIVKTGKFKKMFGWGDFHSNIKTVKLNLLITGKIVDHGNGTFSVYFRHNATGQGNVSVGLVPPTKAVEFQLQQSTVLEPKDTKLFNCRVEYEKVEKGTRKSLCSHDPSQSCPQEQTQSHVSWLCSKPFKVICIYISFYSTDYKLVQKVCPDYNYHSDTPYLPTG is encoded by the exons ATGAAAAGTGAAGGTCTACCAAGAGGAATGAAGTCCACATGTTGGTGCGTTGTTCTCCTGTCACTCATTTCTATG GTTACAAGTGCCCATTCGTCTGCTTCTGGAAGTTCAGATGTTCTGAAGTCAGAGAGCCCAAAGTCGAGAGCTAAGGACCTCTGGACAACAGACACCAGCAAGGACTTATCCATCAGTCGCCTGCTCTCCCAGACCTTTTATGACAAGAACCTGTCTGGCCTGGATCTGAACTATGACAAGTTGGAACCATACTCTAAACAGGAGCTCTGGGACTGGCTCCACAACACCTCTAGCCTTCGTGACCCCCGCTCCCGATCCAAGAGGAGACCCATCGTCAAGACAGGAAAGTTCAAGAAGATGTTCGGCTGGGGCGACTTCCACTCCAACATCAAGACAGTGAAGCTCAACCTGCTGATCACCGGGAAGATCGTAGACCACGGCAACGGCACGTTCAGCGTCTACTTCCGCCACAACGCGACGGGCCAGGGCAACGTGTCGGTGGGTCTGGTGCCGCCCACCAAGGCCGTGGAGTTCCAGCTGCAGCAGTCGACGGTCCTCGAGCCCAAAGACACCAAGCTGTTCAACTGCAGGGTGGAGTACGAGAAGGTGGAGAAGGGCACCAGGAAGTCGTTGTGTTCCCACGACCCTTCGCAGAGCTGCCCACAGGAGCAGACCCAGAGCCATGTGTCCTGGCTGTGCTCCAAGCCCTTCAAAGTCATCTGCATCTACATCTCCTTCTACAGCACCGACTACAAGCTGGTGCAGAAAGTGTGTCCGGATTACAATTACCACAGCGATACTCCCTACCTCCCCACCGGGTGA